One Deinococcus sp. LM3 genomic region harbors:
- a CDS encoding response regulator: MSGVTSPPPLRVLIVEDDPQIASLHWRLLERAGGFTVLGQAETLGVARAMLRTLRPDLLLLDVHLPDGRGLDLLREARMDGARVDAILVTAASDAPSVQDALLHGAADYLVKPVTPGRFTLALERVRERAALWAQGDVRQGQLDALFTPAPADAAGLDPDTLRRVRTALREGGPVSAAELGLSLSLSRVTAWRYLEHLVESGEASVSTDARTGGRPAKRYRRA, encoded by the coding sequence ATGAGCGGCGTGACCTCTCCCCCACCGCTGCGCGTGCTGATCGTCGAGGACGACCCGCAGATCGCGTCGCTGCACTGGCGGCTGCTGGAACGCGCCGGGGGCTTCACGGTCCTCGGGCAGGCCGAGACGCTGGGCGTGGCGCGGGCCATGCTGCGCACCCTGCGCCCGGACCTGCTGCTGCTGGACGTGCACCTGCCCGACGGGCGCGGCCTGGACCTGCTGCGCGAGGCGCGCATGGACGGCGCGCGCGTGGACGCCATTCTGGTCACGGCCGCCAGCGACGCGCCCAGCGTGCAGGACGCGCTGCTGCACGGCGCGGCGGATTACCTCGTGAAGCCCGTGACGCCGGGGCGGTTCACGCTGGCGCTGGAACGCGTGCGGGAACGCGCGGCGCTGTGGGCGCAGGGGGACGTGCGCCAGGGGCAGCTGGACGCCCTGTTCACGCCTGCCCCCGCCGACGCGGCCGGCCTGGACCCGGACACGCTGCGCCGCGTCCGCACGGCCCTGCGCGAGGGCGGCCCGGTCAGCGCCGCCGAACTCGGCCTGAGCCTGAGCCTGAGCCGCGTGACCGCGTGGCGGTACCTCGAACACCTCGTCGAATCCGGCGAGGCCAGCGTCAGCACCGACGCCCGCACGGGCGGAAGGCCCGCCAAACGCTACCGCCGGGCGTGA
- a CDS encoding ATP-binding protein translates to MNTRPTLAGYACRARGLWQTAGTLPVRLPVSSSARLTALAREVALPHTPRLLRVAPRLFLTTLGAFLLLALPLAGLVSQGVYGGIHRSFAERSLRESRLVAALPPVVAALSGNAAERANLNTLMNRYRVVLGADYVVVTDRAARRVTHPDAARIGEHMAGGDFTAFLRGRSVTETVQGTLGPSVRAKVPVVDGQGRVLGLASVGFLLPRLQDVFREVLRAALPWYLGALALALALALGVARRVKTEMLGLEPEQIAGGLRQYRAVLNTLEEGVLVTRAGQVFVMNPQARSLLGVAGGTLPLPWPPGLPLPAPGAGPVTADVAGRPVLLAAQDAGDGAVVVTLRDLARVRALADELTQSQRYAELLRAQTHEFTNRLHTLAGLLHLGETREALALIHEQSARHGAHADAVRSLRHLRLSALLLGKFDRAAERRVTLTLDPLSGLPPRLPPGVLDLLELASGNLIENALEAASGTPDAQVRVLIAADPEGVVLEVRDSGPGVPPELTDSLTRRGVSSKGAAPDGTPRGVGLALVVDRAQALGATLTHDRVTDAARTWTRFTLDVPLPGGEE, encoded by the coding sequence GTGAACACAAGGCCCACCCTGGCTGGGTATGCGTGCCGGGCGCGGGGGCTGTGGCAGACTGCCGGTACGTTGCCTGTCCGCCTGCCCGTTTCCAGTTCCGCGCGCCTGACGGCCCTGGCGCGCGAGGTGGCGCTGCCGCACACGCCGAGGCTGCTGCGGGTCGCGCCCCGGCTGTTCCTGACGACGCTGGGCGCGTTCCTGCTGCTGGCGTTGCCGCTGGCGGGGCTGGTCAGTCAGGGCGTGTACGGCGGGATTCACCGGTCGTTCGCGGAGCGGTCGTTGCGGGAGTCGCGGCTGGTGGCGGCGCTGCCGCCGGTCGTGGCGGCCCTGTCGGGCAACGCGGCCGAGCGGGCGAACCTGAACACCCTCATGAACCGTTACCGGGTGGTGCTGGGCGCGGATTACGTGGTGGTCACGGACCGCGCGGCGCGGCGCGTCACGCACCCGGACGCCGCGCGGATCGGGGAGCACATGGCAGGCGGGGATTTCACGGCGTTCCTGCGGGGCCGCAGCGTCACGGAGACGGTGCAGGGCACGCTGGGGCCGTCCGTGCGGGCCAAGGTGCCGGTCGTGGACGGGCAGGGGCGGGTGCTGGGGCTGGCCAGCGTGGGCTTCCTGCTGCCCCGCTTGCAGGACGTGTTCCGGGAGGTGCTGCGCGCCGCGCTGCCCTGGTACCTGGGCGCGCTGGCACTGGCACTGGCGCTGGCACTGGGCGTGGCGCGGCGGGTGAAGACCGAGATGCTGGGCCTGGAACCCGAGCAGATCGCCGGGGGCCTGCGGCAGTACCGGGCGGTCCTGAACACCCTGGAGGAGGGCGTGCTGGTCACGCGGGCCGGGCAGGTGTTCGTGATGAACCCGCAGGCGCGGTCGCTGCTGGGCGTGGCCGGGGGCACGCTGCCGCTGCCGTGGCCGCCGGGCCTGCCGCTGCCCGCGCCGGGGGCCGGGCCGGTCACGGCGGACGTGGCGGGCCGCCCGGTGCTGCTGGCGGCGCAGGACGCCGGGGACGGCGCGGTGGTGGTGACGCTGCGGGACCTGGCGCGCGTGCGGGCGCTGGCGGACGAGCTGACGCAGTCGCAGCGTTACGCGGAGCTGCTGCGCGCGCAGACGCACGAGTTCACGAACCGCCTGCACACCCTGGCGGGCCTGTTGCACCTGGGCGAGACGCGCGAGGCGCTGGCCCTGATTCACGAGCAGTCGGCGCGGCACGGCGCGCACGCGGACGCGGTGCGCTCGCTGCGGCACCTGCGGCTGTCGGCGCTGCTGCTGGGCAAGTTCGACCGGGCGGCCGAGCGGCGCGTCACCCTGACCCTGGACCCCCTGTCGGGCCTGCCGCCCCGGTTGCCGCCGGGCGTGCTGGACCTGCTGGAACTCGCCAGCGGGAACCTGATCGAGAACGCCCTGGAGGCGGCGAGCGGCACGCCGGACGCGCAGGTGCGGGTCCTGATCGCCGCCGACCCGGAGGGTGTGGTGCTGGAGGTCCGGGACAGCGGGCCGGGCGTCCCGCCGGAACTGACGGACTCGCTGACCCGCCGGGGCGTGAGCAGCAAGGGGGCCGCGCCGGACGGAACGCCGCGCGGGGTGGGCCTGGCACTCGTCGTGGACCGCGCGCAGGCGCTGGGAGCCACCCTCACGCACGACCGGGTCACGGACGCGGCCCGCACCTGGACGCGCTTCACGCTGGACGTGCCCCTGCCGGGAGGCGAAGAATGA
- a CDS encoding dicarboxylate/amino acid:cation symporter — translation MPKIFRSLYAQVLTAIVIGVAVGHFFPTVGEGLKPLGDGFIKLIKVVIGPIIFCTVVSGVASMRDTKKIGRVGGKALLYFEVVTTAALLIGLVVVNLVGPGRGMNINPATLDTSAVAKYTDAAGEQTVADFILHVIPTTFVSAFTEGDLLQVLLIALLSGFALIRMGDPGQRILKGIDAVSVMVFNILGFIMKLAPIGAFGAMAFTIGKYGVGSLQQLAYLMGTFYVTCALFVFVLLNIIAGLAGFSLWKFLRYIREELLLVLGTSSSESALPRLMTKLENAGANKSVVGLVVPTGYSFNLDGTSIYLTMAAVFIAQATNTNLSFAQEVALLGILLLTSKGAAGVTGSGFVVLAGTLAALGTVPVAGLALILGIDRFMSEGRAITNIIGNGVATLVVARSEKELDMDRLTRVLNGEQLPPVNADVQAEERGEGRKLGSAQPA, via the coding sequence ATGCCCAAGATCTTCCGCAGTCTGTACGCCCAGGTTCTGACCGCCATCGTCATCGGCGTCGCCGTCGGGCACTTCTTCCCCACCGTCGGGGAGGGACTCAAACCCCTCGGGGACGGATTCATCAAACTGATCAAGGTCGTCATCGGCCCGATCATCTTCTGCACGGTCGTCAGCGGCGTCGCCAGCATGCGCGACACCAAGAAGATCGGCCGGGTGGGCGGCAAGGCCCTGCTGTACTTCGAGGTCGTCACGACCGCCGCGCTGCTGATCGGGCTGGTCGTCGTGAACCTCGTCGGCCCCGGACGCGGCATGAACATCAACCCCGCCACCCTGGATACCAGCGCCGTCGCCAAGTACACCGACGCCGCCGGCGAGCAGACCGTCGCGGACTTCATCCTGCACGTCATCCCCACCACCTTCGTCAGCGCGTTCACCGAGGGTGACCTGCTACAGGTGCTGCTGATCGCGCTGCTCAGCGGGTTCGCCCTGATCCGCATGGGCGACCCCGGCCAGCGCATCCTGAAAGGCATCGACGCGGTCAGCGTCATGGTGTTCAACATCCTGGGCTTCATCATGAAACTCGCCCCGATCGGCGCGTTCGGCGCGATGGCCTTCACGATCGGCAAGTACGGCGTCGGCAGCCTCCAGCAACTCGCGTACCTGATGGGCACCTTCTACGTCACCTGCGCCCTGTTCGTGTTCGTCCTGCTGAACATCATCGCGGGGCTCGCCGGGTTCAGCCTCTGGAAGTTCCTGCGTTACATCAGGGAAGAGCTGCTGCTCGTGCTGGGCACCAGCTCCAGCGAGAGCGCCCTGCCGCGCCTGATGACCAAACTCGAAAACGCTGGCGCGAACAAGAGCGTCGTCGGACTGGTCGTCCCCACCGGGTACTCCTTCAACCTCGACGGCACCAGCATCTACCTGACCATGGCCGCCGTGTTCATCGCGCAGGCCACCAACACCAACCTCAGTTTCGCGCAGGAAGTCGCGCTGCTGGGCATCCTCCTGCTGACCAGCAAGGGCGCCGCCGGCGTCACCGGCAGCGGCTTCGTGGTCCTGGCCGGCACCCTGGCCGCCCTCGGCACCGTCCCCGTCGCGGGCCTCGCCCTGATCCTCGGCATCGACCGCTTCATGAGTGAGGGCCGCGCCATCACCAACATCATCGGCAACGGCGTCGCCACCCTCGTCGTCGCCCGCAGCGAGAAGGAACTCGACATGGACCGCCTCACCCGCGTCCTGAACGGCGAACAACTCCCCCCCGTGAACGCCGACGTGCAGGCCGAAGAGCGCGGCGAAGGCCGCAAACTGGGCAGCGCACAACCGGCGTAA
- a CDS encoding pseudouridine-5'-phosphate glycosidase, producing MTHDINPTVAAYLDIHPEVAAALAEGRAVVALESTIISHGMPFPQNVEMARGVEDVVRAHGAVPATIAVLGGRLKVGLTPEELHLLATDKGVEKISTRDLPVTVALGKHGATTVASTMRVAALAGIRVFATGGTGGVHRGAERSMDVSADLLELAQTDVCVVSAGVKSILDIGLTLEVLETHGIPALTLGSEEFPAFYSRQSGFRAPLTVATPEEAARVLKAKWDLGVSGGVMLANPIPAEAEIPAGEINPQIEQALRDMDALGLTGKDTTPYLLGRMVEITGGRSLAANIALVRHNAMVAAQVAVAYAQLG from the coding sequence ATGACTCACGACATCAACCCGACCGTTGCCGCCTACCTGGACATTCACCCCGAAGTCGCCGCCGCCCTGGCCGAGGGCCGCGCGGTGGTGGCGCTGGAGAGCACGATCATCAGTCACGGCATGCCGTTCCCGCAGAACGTGGAGATGGCGCGCGGCGTGGAGGACGTGGTGCGCGCACACGGCGCGGTGCCCGCGACCATCGCGGTGCTGGGCGGGCGCCTGAAGGTGGGCCTCACGCCCGAGGAACTGCACCTGCTGGCGACCGACAAGGGCGTGGAGAAGATCAGCACCCGCGACCTGCCGGTGACGGTGGCACTCGGGAAGCACGGCGCGACGACCGTGGCGAGCACCATGCGCGTGGCGGCACTGGCAGGCATCCGCGTGTTCGCCACGGGCGGCACCGGCGGCGTGCACCGGGGCGCCGAGCGCAGCATGGACGTCAGCGCGGACCTGCTGGAGCTGGCGCAGACGGACGTGTGCGTGGTCAGCGCGGGCGTGAAGAGCATCCTGGATATCGGCCTGACGCTGGAGGTCCTGGAAACGCACGGCATTCCGGCCCTGACGCTGGGCAGCGAGGAGTTCCCGGCGTTCTACTCCCGCCAGAGCGGCTTCAGGGCGCCCCTGACGGTCGCCACGCCCGAGGAGGCCGCGCGGGTGCTGAAGGCGAAGTGGGATCTGGGCGTGTCGGGCGGCGTGATGCTCGCCAACCCCATCCCCGCCGAGGCCGAGATTCCCGCCGGGGAGATCAACCCGCAGATCGAGCAGGCGCTGCGCGACATGGACGCCCTGGGCCTGACCGGCAAGGACACCACCCCGTACCTGCTGGGCCGCATGGTGGAAATCACCGGCGGCCGCAGCCTCGCGGCGAACATCGCCCTGGTACGCCACAACGCCATGGTGGCCGCGCAGGTGGCCGTGGCGTACGCACAGTTGGGCTGA
- a CDS encoding carbohydrate kinase: MPLTDTESALLALIRETPLATPEELARRLGSTRASVNVHVRNLVKKGALLGRGYLLPEQDGPGRVVVVGGANVDVKARTIQTAVPGTSNPGVSAQAPGGVARNVAENLARLGVPVSLVSVVGRDGLGDWLLRETEAAGVDVRPVLRAPDVSTGTYTAVLDASGELLVAVAAMAAVEALTPAALQERRGVLRGAAWVVADGNLPEGSLAHLLSLAAEAGAAVVFEPVSVPKAARLRPALAAGLVPQVVTPNVPELGALLGRDVPDEPGALRAAAAELHAQGVRLVWVRRGAAGSLLSGPDGVTELAALPAVVRDVTGAGDAMLAAFLAALASGLSPADAARHGHAAAAITVESDHAVSPLLTPTAIQARLMGVATPS, from the coding sequence ATGCCCCTGACCGACACCGAATCCGCCCTCCTTGCCCTGATCCGCGAGACACCCCTGGCGACGCCGGAGGAACTGGCCCGCCGCCTGGGTTCCACGCGGGCGTCCGTGAATGTGCATGTGCGTAATCTGGTGAAGAAGGGCGCGCTGCTGGGGCGCGGCTACCTGCTGCCCGAGCAGGACGGGCCGGGCCGCGTGGTGGTGGTGGGCGGCGCGAACGTGGACGTGAAGGCACGCACCATCCAGACAGCGGTGCCCGGGACGAGTAATCCGGGCGTGTCGGCGCAGGCGCCGGGGGGTGTGGCGCGGAATGTCGCGGAGAATCTGGCGCGGCTGGGCGTGCCCGTGTCGCTGGTGAGTGTGGTGGGCCGGGACGGGCTGGGCGACTGGCTCCTGCGGGAGACGGAGGCGGCGGGCGTGGATGTGCGGCCGGTGCTGCGCGCGCCGGACGTGTCGACGGGGACGTACACGGCGGTGCTGGATGCGAGTGGGGAGTTGCTGGTGGCGGTGGCGGCGATGGCGGCGGTGGAGGCGCTGACTCCGGCGGCGTTGCAGGAGCGGCGGGGGGTGCTGCGGGGTGCGGCGTGGGTGGTGGCGGACGGGAACCTGCCGGAGGGGTCGCTGGCGCATCTGCTGTCCCTGGCGGCGGAGGCGGGCGCGGCGGTGGTGTTCGAGCCGGTGAGCGTGCCGAAGGCGGCGCGGTTGCGCCCGGCGTTGGCGGCGGGGCTGGTGCCGCAGGTGGTGACGCCGAACGTGCCGGAACTGGGCGCGCTGCTGGGCCGGGACGTGCCGGACGAGCCGGGGGCGTTGCGGGCGGCGGCCGCTGAACTGCACGCGCAGGGTGTGCGGTTGGTGTGGGTGCGGCGGGGCGCGGCGGGCAGCCTGCTGAGTGGCCCGGACGGCGTGACCGAACTGGCGGCCCTGCCGGCGGTGGTGCGGGACGTGACGGGCGCGGGGGACGCGATGCTCGCGGCGTTCCTGGCGGCGCTCGCGTCGGGGCTGTCTCCGGCGGACGCGGCGCGGCATGGTCACGCGGCGGCGGCGATCACGGTGGAAAGTGACCACGCGGTGTCGCCGCTGCTGACGCCCACCGCGATTCAGGCCCGCCTGATGGGGGTCGCCACGCCGAGCTAG
- a CDS encoding CoA ester lyase, with amino-acid sequence MNPLRSGLPLRSVLYVPGDKPRAIEKARTLRPDAVILDLEDAVAPEHKAQAREHVRDALRTPWPVPVLIRVNGLNTPWEHDDRELTLTAGASGIVLPKVEDARTARDLSLSLPLWAMIETPQGVLNAPHIAALPGVTALLVGTNDLARALRTRPHPDRTPLLHALSSVVLAARAHGKTPLDAVYNDIRDPQGFQRECQQGRTLGFTGKTVIHPDQIEGANTTFGVTAQEAEEARELIGAWEQARREGKSVATHRGALVEQMHVDEAQEVLALWGVTEG; translated from the coding sequence ATGAACCCGCTGCGCTCCGGGCTGCCCCTGCGCTCCGTACTGTACGTGCCGGGCGACAAACCGCGCGCCATCGAGAAAGCCCGCACCCTGCGCCCCGACGCGGTCATCCTCGACCTCGAAGACGCCGTCGCCCCCGAACACAAAGCCCAGGCCCGCGAACACGTCCGGGACGCCCTGCGCACCCCCTGGCCCGTCCCGGTCCTGATCCGCGTCAACGGCCTGAACACCCCCTGGGAACACGACGACCGCGAACTCACCCTCACCGCAGGCGCAAGCGGCATCGTCCTGCCCAAAGTCGAAGACGCCCGCACCGCACGCGACCTCAGCCTCAGCCTGCCCCTCTGGGCCATGATCGAAACGCCCCAGGGCGTCCTGAACGCCCCCCACATCGCCGCCCTGCCCGGCGTGACCGCCCTCCTCGTCGGCACGAACGACCTCGCCCGCGCCCTGCGCACCCGCCCCCACCCTGACCGCACGCCGCTCCTGCACGCCCTCAGCAGCGTCGTCCTCGCCGCCCGCGCCCACGGTAAAACCCCCCTCGACGCCGTCTACAACGACATCCGCGACCCCCAAGGCTTCCAGCGCGAATGCCAGCAGGGCCGCACCCTCGGCTTCACCGGCAAGACCGTCATCCACCCCGACCAGATCGAAGGCGCCAACACCACCTTCGGCGTCACCGCCCAGGAAGCCGAAGAGGCGCGGGAGCTGATCGGCGCGTGGGAACAGGCCCGCCGCGAAGGCAAAAGCGTCGCCACGCACCGGGGCGCACTCGTCGAGCAGATGCACGTGGACGAGGCGCAGGAGGTTCTGGCGCTGTGGGGGGTGACGGAGGGGTAG
- a CDS encoding VOC family protein: MRILETCLYVDDLDRAEQFYTQVLGLTLHSRVPGRHLFYRLDGSMLLIFDPRASAQPGDVPPHAGAPGAHACLTLDPTQTDAWETRLRAAGLTVTRYAWGDRGESLYFHDPAGNVLELAPPRIWGLDAPGVLP; this comes from the coding sequence ATGCGGATCCTGGAAACCTGCCTGTACGTGGACGACCTCGACCGGGCCGAGCAGTTCTACACCCAGGTGCTCGGCCTGACCCTGCACAGCCGCGTGCCGGGCCGACACCTGTTCTACCGGCTGGACGGCAGCATGCTCCTGATCTTCGACCCGCGCGCCAGCGCCCAGCCGGGCGACGTACCCCCGCACGCCGGAGCGCCCGGCGCGCACGCCTGCCTGACCCTCGACCCCACCCAGACGGACGCCTGGGAAACCCGGCTGCGCGCCGCCGGCCTGACCGTCACCCGCTACGCCTGGGGCGACCGGGGTGAGAGCCTGTACTTCCACGACCCGGCCGGAAACGTGCTGGAACTCGCCCCGCCCCGCATCTGGGGCCTCGATGCGCCCGGCGTATTACCGTGA
- a CDS encoding RIO1 family regulatory kinase/ATPase, with protein MSARTHTDWSDDDWTDTSWDDERWDTPPRRREKRSPVGRRHLAHLTASDPEDVQDDVIRRLTDRGYITEIVAELKSGKEATAYVARGPRGSVLVKLYRDLQARSFQNDQVYREGQVILDVRAAKAMQKRTRLGLEMLQQDWVLSEYAHLWTLWKAGLNVPEPLAGPHPTAYAETVPAVVMRLIGTEDHVAPRLSDAALSPAQAQRAWEQSLQGLADLLRLGYAHGDYSTYNLLWWEDTVTIIDFPQLSTRQNPNFQTLLARDAQSLATSFRKHGIQTDGQSVLRDVQRRALGPAPEPRLLLP; from the coding sequence ATGAGCGCCCGCACCCACACCGACTGGTCCGACGACGACTGGACTGACACATCCTGGGACGACGAACGCTGGGATACCCCGCCGCGCCGCCGCGAGAAACGCAGCCCGGTCGGACGGCGCCACCTGGCCCACCTGACCGCCAGCGACCCCGAGGACGTGCAGGACGACGTGATCCGCCGCCTGACCGACCGTGGGTACATCACCGAGATCGTCGCGGAACTCAAGAGCGGCAAGGAAGCCACCGCGTACGTCGCGCGCGGCCCGCGCGGCAGTGTCCTCGTGAAGCTCTACCGCGACCTTCAGGCCCGGTCGTTCCAGAACGATCAGGTGTACCGCGAGGGGCAGGTCATCCTCGACGTCCGCGCCGCCAAGGCCATGCAGAAACGCACCCGCCTGGGCCTGGAGATGCTCCAGCAGGACTGGGTCCTGAGCGAGTACGCGCACCTGTGGACCCTCTGGAAGGCCGGACTGAACGTCCCCGAACCCCTCGCCGGGCCGCACCCGACCGCCTACGCCGAAACCGTTCCCGCCGTGGTCATGCGCCTGATCGGCACCGAGGATCACGTCGCCCCGCGCCTCAGCGACGCCGCCCTGAGCCCCGCGCAGGCCCAGCGCGCCTGGGAGCAGAGCCTTCAGGGCCTGGCTGACCTGCTCCGGCTCGGGTACGCACACGGCGACTACAGCACCTACAACCTTCTCTGGTGGGAGGACACCGTGACCATCATCGACTTTCCGCAACTCTCGACCCGTCAGAACCCCAACTTCCAGACCCTGCTGGCCCGCGACGCGCAGAGCCTCGCCACCAGCTTCCGCAAGCACGGTATCCAGACCGACGGGCAGAGCGTCCTGCGGGACGTGCAACGCCGCGCCCTGGGTCCCGCCCCGGAACCCCGCCTGCTGCTGCCGTAG
- a CDS encoding ABC transporter substrate-binding protein: MKRAFLLLGLLATSASAQRTVNIGLGYNPDVQFTPFYVADKLGYFGAEGLKVNYQHGYVSQLLPLLLQGKLDFVVGDPEDAIFARNQGADVRYVMTMYQKNPVTVFSLSPLNGAASLKGKSVGIPGPFGSSYHAIQALLDSADLSEGRDVRLNSIGFTQVDAVRAGRVDAAVGYSNNDVLQLARTSGKRVYTLDISGAYPMVGVGLIGTGKSLSGDLAKKVVRASQRGLKFTVADPARAFKLAQPVFGASGNLDVLKASTPLMTGAYSRANGIGAMDSAAWTKAVAALVKQGKLPAGAKATDYYTNAFISKTLK; the protein is encoded by the coding sequence ATGAAACGCGCCTTCCTTCTGCTGGGCCTGCTGGCGACCTCCGCGTCCGCGCAGCGCACCGTGAACATCGGCCTGGGGTACAACCCGGACGTGCAGTTCACGCCGTTCTACGTGGCCGACAAGCTCGGGTACTTCGGGGCGGAGGGCCTGAAGGTCAACTACCAGCACGGGTACGTGTCGCAGCTGCTGCCGCTGCTGCTGCAGGGCAAACTGGATTTCGTGGTGGGTGACCCCGAGGACGCCATCTTCGCCCGCAACCAGGGCGCGGACGTGCGGTACGTGATGACCATGTACCAGAAGAACCCGGTCACGGTGTTCAGCCTCTCGCCCCTGAACGGCGCGGCCAGCCTGAAGGGCAAGTCGGTGGGCATTCCGGGGCCGTTCGGCAGTTCGTACCACGCCATTCAGGCGCTGCTGGACAGCGCGGACCTGAGCGAGGGCCGGGACGTGCGCCTGAACTCGATCGGGTTCACGCAGGTGGACGCCGTGCGCGCCGGACGGGTGGACGCCGCCGTGGGCTACTCGAACAACGACGTGCTGCAACTGGCCCGCACGAGCGGCAAGCGCGTGTACACCCTGGACATCAGCGGCGCGTACCCGATGGTCGGCGTGGGCCTGATCGGCACCGGCAAGAGCCTGAGCGGCGACCTGGCGAAGAAGGTCGTGCGGGCCAGTCAGCGCGGCCTGAAATTCACGGTCGCGGACCCCGCCCGCGCATTCAAGCTCGCGCAGCCGGTGTTCGGCGCGAGCGGCAACCTGGACGTCCTGAAGGCCAGCACGCCCCTGATGACCGGCGCGTACAGCCGCGCCAACGGCATCGGCGCCATGGACTCGGCCGCGTGGACGAAAGCGGTCGCGGCCCTCGTGAAGCAGGGCAAACTGCCGGCCGGGGCGAAAGCCACCGATTACTACACGAACGCATTCATCAGCAAGACGCTGAAGTAA